The window GAATGGGAATCAGTGAAGGATCCAAAAGTAAAGTCTTTACCAATTGGAATTGCAAAACAATTGTTAGAAGATAGGGCTTCTTCAGTTTTTTGGAAATACCTCCATTTTTTATCCATTCCCAATAGCCAAATTTTACACAGAGAATCTCTGGAAACATCATACGATCAATTAGGGAGACCAGGAAATGAACCAATGCATTCACCTGTTGTCGGATCCTGTCATTTGATAGAGTATAAACATGATTCAAACCCACATCAAATGACATGCGAAATTCGTTGGAGTGTTGCTAGAAAAAAAGGATTGGTTCCAGAGCACCGCAGATCTCGCATTACTTTTGTTCTACCGTCGGAGAGGCCAAAATCTCTAGGATTTTCTGAAGTTTCGTGCAGTAACTGTGGTGCTCCCTTACCAGAAATTGATGCAAACAATTGTAGTTATTGTCAAAAACCAATTCCTGAAAAAGTATCAGATTGGTTATTTGCATCGATCAATAAAATATCTTTATAAGTTTTTTATCTGGGTTTTGTATAACAAATCCAATGCCTATCGGATATGATTTCCAAATTGAGTTTATGGCTCATCCGAATCGTAACAATCATATCAGCCACCTCTTCCAATCGAAACGCTGCCATTAAACTATTATAAAAATCTGTTTTTAAAATTTCAGATTCATTTTTCGCATAACGCTCTACTAGTTGATTTACTTCAACGGTTGAGTTGGGTCTTAATAAATCGGATATAAAGATAAAACTATCGTCATCTATAGACCTTTGTATGGCTGCCCAAAACTCATATGGATTGTGTGTATGATGAAGAAGTGAATTGGAAAAAACTAATTCATAACTGGATTCGGGAACAAAGCCTTGAATGAGTTCGTTTTTAAAAATCATTTTATTGTTTCTTTTTTCACCAACGAATGTAGAAAGACGCTTCTTACAATAATCTAACATTGAATTGGATCCATCAAGAAAGGTAAAATTGGAATTAGGAAATAGGGTGACTAGTCTATTCGACATATCACCAGGACCACATCCTAAATCCAAAACTGATCGTGGTGAAAATTTGAGAGGAAGTCTGTTTTGAAACTGTTTGATGATCATCGAATGCGCCGATTCAAAATCCGCATTTGCATACGATTTTACCTGATTCGTATCTTCCAT of the Leptospira biflexa serovar Patoc strain 'Patoc 1 (Paris)' genome contains:
- a CDS encoding class I SAM-dependent methyltransferase — protein: MNRWEQTNLQSLVRIPEPELMEDTNQVKSYANADFESAHSMIIKQFQNRLPLKFSPRSVLDLGCGPGDMSNRLVTLFPNSNFTFLDGSNSMLDYCKKRLSTFVGEKRNNKMIFKNELIQGFVPESSYELVFSNSLLHHTHNPYEFWAAIQRSIDDDSFIFISDLLRPNSTVEVNQLVERYAKNESEILKTDFYNSLMAAFRLEEVADMIVTIRMSHKLNLEIISDRHWICYTKPR